The Kwoniella shandongensis chromosome 11, complete sequence genome has a segment encoding these proteins:
- a CDS encoding signal peptidase complex catalytic subunit SEC11 translates to MFASEIARFRKLGVQGLLFQALNFLTVVASGLMMWKGLCLFTNSESPIVVVLSGSMEPAFYRGDILFLTNPADVPYEVGDITVYKIPGGDIPIVHRVIESHVTNTTQLLLTKGDNNDGDDIMLYGGIQWLERKHIIGKVRGFLPYVGYVTIAMNDFPQLKYALLGVVGLFLLIQKEQ, encoded by the exons ATGTTCGCATCAGAAATAGCGCGCTTTCGGAAGCTCGGAGTGCAAGGC ctcctcttccaagcACTCAACTTCCTGACAGTCGTCGCATCCGGTCTAATGATGTGGAAGGGTCTATGTCTGTTCACCAACTCCGAATCACCCATAGTCGTTGTCCTTTC AGGATCAATGGAGCCTGCTTTCTACCGAGGTGATATCTTGTTCTTGACGAATCCTGCAGATGTGCCGTatgaagttggagatatTACGGTGtacaagat ACCCGGAGGGGATATCCCAATCGTTCATCGAGTGATCGAGTCTCACGTCAC TAATACAACTCAGCTCTTGTTGACAAAAGGCGACAAtaacgatggagatgatatcATGCTCTATGGAGGTATCCAGTGGCTAGAACGAAAACATATCATCGGCAAAGTCAGAGG ATTCTTACCATACGTGGGATACGTGACGATTGCCATG AACGATTTCCCTCAACTCAAGTATGCACTGTTAGGAGTAGTCGGGTTATTCCTCTTGATACAGAAAGAACAGTAG